From a single Andrena cerasifolii isolate SP2316 chromosome 8, iyAndCera1_principal, whole genome shotgun sequence genomic region:
- the LOC143372398 gene encoding LOW QUALITY PROTEIN: uncharacterized protein LOC143372398 (The sequence of the model RefSeq protein was modified relative to this genomic sequence to represent the inferred CDS: inserted 2 bases in 1 codon), whose protein sequence is MNLTVNVNKYNPLHAGCHHKLPQDLLLKNATISVQSSDNTCFAWTVFPLRLTSQKRDRHVNLLYTPNQEHGDVGHFIWIKNLSRLVSAQLSKKKAKKFICDRCIHYFRSAEKLELHSLDCSKMNDXLLSSEGNNLLSFGNHFRKERLPFVVYADLQCMIEKTEDSRSGDINNQLRAYQHHKVHSIDYYMHCSYDTSLSTYRCRRDADCVLWFVDELKNFANFAKPILTSNVPMLDLTPEQLTTFHNSTHCHICEEPFKADDVRVRNHCHLSGRFRGPAHSECNLNYKNAFYIPIVFHNLSGYDSHFIIEEIATAFEGHVDV, encoded by the exons ATGAATCTGACCGTAAATGTCAACAAGTACAATCCACTGCACGCGGGGTGCCACCACAAGTTGCCGCAGGATTTATTGTTGAAGAATGCCACAATTAGCGTACAATCCTCGGACAACACCTGCTTCGCATGG ACAGTCTTTCCGTTGcgcctcaccagccaaaagagggatcgacacgtgaACTTGCTCTACACGCCAAATCaagagcacggcgatgtagggcactttatATGGATCAAGAACTTGTCCCGGCTGGTGAGCGCACAGCTGAGCAAGAAGAAggcaaagaaattcatctgCGACCG ATGCATACACTACTTCagatctgccgagaagttggagcTTCATTCGCTGGACTGTAGCAAGATGAACGA CCTGCTGTCCAGCGAAGGCAACAATCTTCTCAGTTTTGGCAACCACTTTAGGAAagagcggctccccttcgtggtaTATGCAGACCTACAGTGCATGATCGAGAAAACAGAGGACAGTCGGAGTGGTGATATAAATAAtcaattgcgcgcgtatcagcACCACAAAGTGCATAGCATTGACTATTATATGCATTGTTCGTACGATACATCGCTATCaacgtatcgatgtcgccgcgacgcggattgtgttttGTGGTTTGTCGATGAACttaaaaattttgcaaacttcgccaaacccatcTTGACCAGtaatgttcccatgcttgatttaacaCCCGAACAGTTGACGACATTTCACAATtcaacacactgtcatatttgcgaagaaccattcaaggctgacGATGTACGAGTCCGCAATCATTGCCATCTGtccggacggtttagaggcccagcacattcggagtgcaatttaaattataaaaatgcgttttacatccccatagttttccataatttatccggctatgattcacatttcattatcgaggaaatagctaccgctttcgaaggtcACGTTGATGTATAG